From a region of the Azospirillum formosense genome:
- the radA gene encoding DNA repair protein RadA, whose product MAKPTTRYVCQACGASFPKWAGRCDACGEWNTLVEEAAPEAAPKGLGVARGRRLDFVGLAGSSEAPPRRMTRIEEFDRVCGGGLVPGSAILIGGDPGIGKSTLLLQAMARLSQEHRCAYVSGEEAVDQVRLRAVRLGCAAAPVQLASATSVRDIVASLDGTDGPEVVVIDSIQTMYVDNLDSAPGTVAQVRASAQELIRVAKRRGCVLLLVGHVTKEGTIAGPRVLEHMVDTVLYFEGERGHQFRILRAVKNRFGATDEIGVFEMTDGGLGEVANPSALFLAERRGDVSGAAVFAGMEGTRPVLVEVQALVAPSPLGTPRRAVVGWDSARLAMVLAVLEARCGVQIGANDVYLNVAGGLRITEPAADLAVAAALVSSLTGEPVPADAVVFGEIGLSGEVRAVGQSDSRLKEAAKLGFSTAIFPARRNGKKPGRGDTGLKSVELQQLSELLPLFQAGSGTRPPRDRD is encoded by the coding sequence CCCGGAAGCCGCCCCCAAGGGATTGGGCGTGGCGCGCGGACGCCGGCTGGACTTCGTCGGGCTGGCCGGCTCCAGCGAGGCGCCGCCGCGCCGCATGACCCGCATCGAGGAGTTCGACCGCGTCTGCGGCGGCGGCCTCGTCCCCGGATCGGCGATCCTGATCGGCGGCGACCCCGGCATCGGCAAATCGACCCTCCTCCTTCAGGCGATGGCCCGGCTGTCCCAGGAACACCGCTGCGCCTACGTCTCCGGCGAGGAGGCGGTGGATCAGGTGCGGCTGCGCGCCGTCCGGCTGGGCTGCGCCGCGGCACCGGTCCAGCTCGCCTCGGCGACCAGCGTGCGCGACATCGTCGCCTCGCTGGACGGCACGGACGGGCCGGAGGTCGTGGTGATCGATTCGATCCAGACCATGTATGTGGACAATCTGGACAGCGCCCCCGGCACGGTCGCCCAGGTCCGCGCGAGCGCGCAGGAGCTGATCCGCGTCGCCAAGCGGCGCGGCTGCGTCCTGCTTCTGGTCGGCCACGTCACCAAGGAAGGCACCATCGCCGGTCCCCGCGTGCTGGAGCACATGGTCGACACGGTGCTCTATTTCGAGGGCGAGCGCGGCCACCAGTTCCGCATCCTGCGCGCGGTGAAGAACCGCTTCGGCGCGACGGACGAGATCGGTGTGTTCGAAATGACCGACGGCGGTCTGGGCGAGGTCGCCAACCCCTCCGCCCTGTTCCTGGCGGAGCGGCGCGGCGACGTGTCGGGCGCCGCGGTCTTCGCCGGCATGGAGGGCACCCGCCCCGTGCTGGTCGAGGTCCAGGCGCTGGTCGCCCCCTCCCCGCTCGGCACGCCGCGGCGCGCGGTGGTCGGCTGGGATTCGGCGCGGCTCGCCATGGTCCTGGCGGTGCTGGAGGCGCGCTGCGGCGTGCAGATCGGCGCCAACGACGTCTATCTGAACGTGGCCGGCGGGCTGCGCATCACCGAGCCGGCGGCGGACCTCGCGGTCGCCGCGGCTCTGGTCTCGTCCCTGACCGGGGAGCCGGTGCCCGCCGACGCCGTGGTCTTCGGCGAGATCGGCCTGTCGGGCGAGGTGCGCGCCGTGGGCCAGAGCGATTCCCGGCTGAAGGAAGCCGCGAAGCTGGGGTTTTCAACGGCGATCTTTCCGGCTAGACGGAACGGCAAGAAGCCGGGGCGCGGCGACACCGGCCTGAAATCGGTCGAGCTGCAGCAGCTCAGTGAACTGCTGCCGCTGTTCCAGGCCGGATCGGGGACCCGACCGCCGCGCGACCGGGATTAG
- a CDS encoding CvpA family protein, which translates to MDTFPINPADLAVIVVLLLSALLAFTRGMVAEVLSVAAWVGAALITLNALPHVLPIAQTYIHVEMAAYAASAVALFVVSLVVLTILGRVVSRGVQNSGLSALDRSLGFVFGLLKGAILASVAYLFFAWLVPNPAEHPAWLQSAKTRPMLVSGAAMIYEVMPDSLRKDGLGQMDMARERARQAVEAKEALDRLSTPVPGAPKTGGASQSDTGYKDRDRGDLERLIQNAR; encoded by the coding sequence ATGGACACCTTCCCGATCAACCCGGCCGATCTGGCCGTCATCGTCGTGCTTCTGCTGTCGGCGTTGCTGGCCTTCACCCGCGGCATGGTGGCCGAGGTGCTGTCGGTCGCGGCCTGGGTCGGTGCGGCGCTGATCACGCTGAACGCCCTGCCCCACGTGCTGCCCATCGCGCAGACCTACATCCATGTCGAGATGGCCGCCTACGCCGCGTCGGCGGTGGCGCTGTTCGTCGTCAGCCTTGTGGTTCTGACGATCCTGGGCCGCGTGGTGTCGCGCGGGGTGCAGAATTCCGGCCTCTCGGCGCTCGACCGCTCGCTGGGCTTTGTCTTCGGGTTGCTGAAGGGTGCAATCCTCGCCTCCGTCGCCTATCTCTTCTTCGCTTGGCTGGTGCCGAACCCGGCGGAGCATCCGGCGTGGCTGCAGAGCGCCAAGACCCGGCCGATGCTGGTGTCCGGCGCCGCCATGATTTACGAGGTCATGCCGGACTCGCTGCGCAAGGACGGGCTGGGCCAGATGGACATGGCGCGGGAGCGCGCGCGGCAGGCGGTGGAGGCCAAGGAGGCCCTGGACCGTCTGTCCACGCCGGTTCCCGGGGCGCCGAAGACCGGTGGTGCGTCGCAATCCGATACCGGCTATAAGGACCGGGACCGCGGCGACCTTGAGCGACTGATCCAGAACGCACGCTGA
- the purF gene encoding amidophosphoribosyltransferase: MLTTHPFDDDKLREECGVFGIHSHPQAGAITALGLHALQHRGQEACGIVSHDGDRFHLEHTLGLVGDHFSSEAIIGKLKGPQAIGHVRYATTGDTTIRNVQPLYADFEFGGFALAHNGNLTNAHTLRRQLVRRGCLFQSTTDTETIVHLMAIARGGSPVDRLIEAVRQVEGAFSLVALTPNEVIGVRDPLGVRPLVLGKLGDTYIVTSETCALDIVGADYVRDVEPGEMVVLNDQGVQSLRPFQPQGRRFCIFEYIYFARPDSVMEGSSVYNARQRIGAELARESGIEADVVVPVPDSGVPAALGYATQSGVPFELGIIRNHYVGRTFIEPTDQIRHLGVKLKHNANRAMIEGKRVVLVDDSIVRGTTSKKIVEMVRAAGAKEVHMRISSPPTSHPCFYGIDTPEQSKLLAHRMSVEEMRDFIQADSLAFISLDGLYRAMGAERRDPQNLTFCDACFTGDYPIALTDALDHPPVEANVRIRA, translated from the coding sequence ATGCTGACGACGCATCCGTTCGACGACGACAAGCTGCGCGAGGAGTGCGGCGTGTTCGGCATCCACAGCCATCCGCAGGCGGGGGCCATCACCGCGCTCGGCCTGCATGCGCTGCAGCATCGCGGCCAGGAAGCCTGCGGCATCGTCAGCCACGACGGCGACCGCTTCCATCTGGAGCACACCCTGGGCCTCGTCGGCGATCACTTCTCGTCGGAAGCGATCATCGGCAAGCTGAAGGGCCCGCAGGCCATCGGCCACGTCCGCTACGCCACCACGGGCGACACGACGATCCGCAACGTCCAGCCGCTCTACGCCGACTTCGAGTTCGGCGGCTTCGCGCTGGCCCACAACGGCAACCTGACCAACGCGCACACGCTGCGCCGCCAGCTCGTCCGCCGCGGCTGCCTGTTCCAGTCCACCACCGACACCGAGACCATCGTCCATCTGATGGCCATCGCCCGTGGCGGCTCGCCGGTGGACCGGCTGATCGAGGCGGTGCGGCAGGTCGAAGGCGCCTTCTCCCTGGTGGCGCTGACCCCGAACGAGGTGATCGGCGTGCGTGACCCGCTGGGCGTCCGCCCGCTGGTCCTGGGCAAGCTGGGCGACACCTACATCGTGACCAGCGAGACCTGCGCCCTGGACATCGTCGGCGCCGATTACGTGCGCGACGTCGAGCCGGGCGAGATGGTCGTTTTGAACGACCAGGGCGTACAGAGCCTGCGCCCCTTCCAGCCGCAAGGCCGCCGCTTCTGCATCTTCGAGTACATCTACTTCGCGCGTCCCGACAGCGTGATGGAGGGGTCCTCCGTCTACAACGCCCGCCAGCGGATCGGCGCCGAGCTGGCCCGCGAATCGGGGATCGAGGCCGATGTGGTGGTGCCGGTGCCCGACAGCGGCGTGCCGGCGGCCCTCGGCTACGCCACGCAGAGCGGCGTGCCCTTCGAGCTGGGCATCATCCGCAACCACTATGTCGGCCGCACCTTCATCGAGCCGACCGACCAGATCCGCCATCTGGGCGTGAAGCTGAAGCACAACGCCAACCGCGCCATGATTGAGGGCAAGCGGGTGGTGCTGGTGGACGACAGCATCGTGCGCGGCACGACCTCGAAGAAGATCGTCGAGATGGTGCGCGCTGCCGGGGCGAAGGAGGTGCACATGCGCATCTCCAGCCCGCCGACCTCGCACCCCTGCTTCTACGGCATCGACACGCCGGAGCAGAGCAAGCTGCTGGCCCACCGCATGTCGGTGGAGGAGATGCGCGACTTCATCCAGGCCGACAGCCTCGCCTTCATCTCGCTGGACGGCCTTTACCGCGCCATGGGCGCGGAGCGGCGCGACCCGCAAAACCTGACCTTCTGCGACGCCTGTTTCACCGGCGACTACCCCATCGCGTTGACCGACGCGCTGGATCACCCGCCGGTCGAGGCGAACGTCCGCATCCGCGCCTGA
- a CDS encoding SDR family NAD(P)-dependent oxidoreductase — protein sequence MSRLSGRTALITGASRGIGAAVAKRFAAEGAHVILAARTVGGLEETDDAIFQATGRNATLVPLDLRQFDKIDQLGYSIFERFGKLDILVSNAGVLEALGPVAHYDPKLWQRVMDVNVTANFRLIRSFDRLLRASDAGRAIFVTSGAANAPYPYWSPYGASKAALEMMVKTYAMEIASSNLRVNLVDPGIVATKLRMQAFPGEDQTKLAQPDDVAEAFVALAEASCTRHGEVVSAQG from the coding sequence ATGTCCCGTCTTTCCGGCCGCACCGCCCTCATCACCGGCGCCTCGCGCGGCATCGGCGCCGCCGTCGCCAAGCGCTTCGCCGCCGAAGGCGCCCACGTCATCCTCGCCGCCCGCACCGTCGGCGGACTGGAGGAAACCGACGACGCGATCTTCCAGGCCACCGGCCGCAACGCCACGCTGGTCCCGCTGGACCTGCGCCAGTTCGACAAGATCGACCAGCTCGGCTACTCGATCTTCGAGCGCTTCGGGAAGCTCGACATCCTGGTCAGCAACGCCGGCGTCCTGGAGGCGCTGGGGCCGGTCGCCCATTACGATCCGAAGCTGTGGCAGCGCGTGATGGACGTGAACGTCACGGCCAACTTCCGCCTGATCCGCTCCTTCGACCGCCTGCTGCGCGCGTCCGACGCGGGGCGCGCCATCTTCGTGACGTCGGGTGCCGCGAACGCGCCGTACCCCTACTGGAGCCCGTACGGGGCCAGCAAGGCGGCGCTGGAGATGATGGTGAAGACCTACGCGATGGAAATCGCCTCGTCGAACCTGCGCGTCAATCTGGTCGATCCCGGCATCGTGGCGACCAAGCTGCGCATGCAGGCTTTCCCCGGCGAGGACCAGACCAAGCTGGCCCAGCCGGACGACGTGGCCGAGGCCTTCGTGGCTCTGGCCGAGGCCTCCTGCACCCGCCACGGCGAGGTCGTGTCGGCGCAGGGATAA
- the der gene encoding ribosome biogenesis GTPase Der has product MSFTVALVGRPNVGKSTLFNRLAGKKLALVDDTPGVTRDWRSAPARVGGLSFTVVDTAGLEDVTDDSLEARMRRQTERALERADVALFIVDARTGITPLDRHFAALLRKGKTPVILVANKAEGKVGMTGLYEAFELGLGEPLALSAEHGEGMADLVQALLPYAPPEPEAVEKAPPPLKGEDGEELPVGDQPETDEERARPIQIAIVGRPNVGKSTLLNALIGEERVLTGPEAGMTRDAISVDWEWRGRKFRLVDTAGMRRRARVDAKVEKLAVADALRVVRMAQVVLLVVDANQILDKQDLTIARMVVEEGRALVIALNKWDAVDDRAMALRQVEDKLQAALAQIKGVEVVTISALQGRKLDTLLDSILSTYGQWNRRIPTAQLNRWIEGVLDHHPPPLVEGRRVKIRYATQVKTRPPTVALFVNKPLDLPESYQRYLIAHLRDTFDLPGVPVRLLLRKQKNPYADD; this is encoded by the coding sequence ATGTCCTTCACCGTCGCTCTCGTCGGTCGGCCGAATGTCGGCAAATCGACACTGTTCAACCGTTTGGCCGGCAAGAAGCTGGCGCTGGTCGACGACACGCCCGGCGTGACGCGCGACTGGCGCTCGGCCCCCGCCCGCGTGGGCGGGCTGTCCTTCACCGTGGTCGATACCGCCGGCCTGGAGGACGTCACCGACGACAGCCTGGAGGCGCGCATGCGCCGCCAGACCGAACGTGCCCTGGAACGCGCCGACGTGGCGCTGTTCATCGTGGACGCCCGCACCGGCATCACGCCGCTCGACCGCCATTTCGCGGCCCTGCTGCGCAAGGGCAAGACCCCCGTCATCCTCGTCGCCAACAAGGCCGAGGGCAAGGTGGGGATGACCGGTCTCTACGAGGCCTTCGAGCTTGGCCTTGGCGAGCCCCTCGCGCTGTCGGCCGAGCATGGCGAGGGCATGGCCGATCTCGTCCAGGCCCTGCTGCCCTATGCCCCGCCGGAGCCGGAGGCGGTCGAGAAGGCCCCGCCCCCCCTCAAGGGGGAGGATGGCGAGGAACTGCCCGTCGGCGACCAGCCGGAAACCGACGAGGAGCGCGCCCGCCCGATCCAGATCGCCATCGTCGGTCGGCCGAACGTCGGCAAGTCCACCCTGCTCAACGCCCTGATCGGCGAGGAGCGCGTGCTGACCGGTCCCGAGGCCGGCATGACGCGCGACGCCATCAGCGTCGATTGGGAGTGGCGCGGCCGCAAGTTCCGTCTGGTCGACACCGCCGGCATGCGCCGGCGCGCCCGCGTCGACGCCAAGGTGGAGAAGCTGGCCGTCGCCGACGCCCTGCGCGTCGTCCGCATGGCCCAGGTCGTCCTCCTCGTGGTCGATGCCAACCAGATCCTCGACAAGCAGGATCTGACCATCGCCCGCATGGTGGTGGAGGAGGGCCGCGCCCTGGTCATAGCCCTGAACAAGTGGGACGCCGTGGACGACCGCGCCATGGCCCTGCGTCAGGTCGAGGACAAGCTCCAGGCCGCCCTGGCGCAGATCAAGGGCGTGGAGGTCGTGACCATCTCCGCCCTGCAGGGCAGGAAGCTCGACACGCTGCTGGACTCGATCCTGTCGACGTACGGGCAGTGGAACCGCCGCATCCCGACCGCCCAGCTCAACCGCTGGATCGAGGGCGTGCTGGATCACCACCCGCCGCCCCTGGTCGAGGGCCGCCGCGTGAAGATCCGCTACGCCACGCAGGTGAAGACGCGCCCGCCGACCGTGGCGCTGTTCGTGAACAAGCCGCTGGACTTGCCGGAAAGCTACCAGCGCTATCTGATCGCGCATCTGCGCGACACGTTCGACCTGCCGGGCGTGCCGGTGCGGCTGCTCCTGCGCAAGCAGAAAAATCCGTACGCGGACGATTGA
- a CDS encoding PQQ-binding-like beta-propeller repeat protein has protein sequence MTRIPMAAPTAHPTAKRLSLRTALLSAPLLAVLLSGCDTVSGWFGKTPDPPLPGERVSVLTRERKVEVDQRLVGTPVALPTAVANPSWAQPGGTPEHAGGNLALSATPAEAWRGDVGTGASSSRSLLATPVIADGRIFAMDADSHVAALDERTGRQLWRVDTKPEKERGGASGGGVAYADGRVFAATGFGEVVALDPANGSIVWRKRVPGPVRGAPTVEGGRVLVLTLDNQLTALSASDGAVQWSHQGILETAGLLGAVSPAASPTLVVAPYSSGELYGLRPENGRVAWQESLAAIRRSGALSSLADIRGLPVIDRGVVYAIGHSGRMVAIDERIGIRLWEAEIGGTQTPWLAGDHLFVVTNDSELVALTRQAGHARWVAQLAQFTDPEDKKGPITWSGPVLAGGKLYVTGSNGQMLALSPADGQVLTRYSLPASTYLPPVVANNTLYVLGENGTLVAYR, from the coding sequence ATGACCCGCATTCCCATGGCCGCCCCGACCGCGCACCCGACCGCGAAGCGCCTCTCCCTGCGCACCGCCCTGCTTTCCGCCCCGCTGCTGGCCGTGCTGCTCAGCGGCTGCGACACCGTCAGCGGGTGGTTCGGCAAGACCCCCGATCCGCCCCTGCCGGGCGAGCGGGTGTCCGTCCTGACCCGCGAGCGCAAGGTCGAGGTCGACCAGCGGCTGGTCGGCACCCCGGTCGCCCTGCCGACCGCCGTCGCCAACCCGTCCTGGGCGCAGCCCGGCGGCACGCCGGAACACGCCGGCGGGAACCTCGCCTTGTCGGCCACGCCCGCCGAGGCGTGGCGCGGCGACGTCGGCACCGGAGCCAGCAGCTCCCGCTCGCTTCTGGCGACGCCGGTCATCGCCGACGGGCGCATCTTCGCCATGGACGCCGACTCGCACGTCGCCGCCCTCGATGAGCGGACCGGGCGCCAGCTCTGGCGCGTCGACACCAAGCCGGAGAAGGAGCGCGGCGGCGCCAGCGGCGGCGGCGTCGCCTACGCCGACGGGCGCGTCTTCGCGGCCACCGGCTTCGGCGAGGTGGTGGCGCTCGATCCCGCCAACGGCTCGATCGTCTGGCGCAAGCGCGTTCCGGGTCCGGTCCGCGGCGCTCCGACCGTGGAGGGCGGGCGTGTCCTCGTCCTGACGCTGGACAACCAGCTCACCGCCCTGTCGGCCTCCGACGGCGCCGTCCAGTGGTCGCATCAGGGCATCCTGGAAACGGCGGGCCTGTTGGGCGCCGTCAGCCCGGCGGCCTCGCCGACCCTGGTCGTCGCCCCTTACTCCTCCGGCGAGTTGTACGGGCTGCGCCCGGAGAACGGGCGCGTGGCGTGGCAGGAGAGCCTGGCGGCGATCCGCCGCAGCGGCGCCCTGAGCAGCCTTGCCGACATCCGCGGCCTGCCGGTGATCGACCGCGGCGTCGTCTACGCCATCGGCCATTCCGGTCGCATGGTCGCCATCGACGAGCGCATCGGCATCCGCCTGTGGGAAGCGGAGATCGGCGGCACCCAGACCCCCTGGCTCGCCGGCGACCATCTGTTCGTCGTCACCAACGATTCGGAGCTGGTCGCCCTGACCCGTCAGGCCGGCCACGCGCGCTGGGTCGCCCAGCTCGCGCAGTTCACCGATCCGGAGGACAAGAAGGGGCCGATCACCTGGTCCGGTCCGGTCCTGGCGGGCGGCAAGCTCTACGTCACTGGGTCGAACGGCCAGATGCTCGCCCTGTCGCCCGCCGACGGGCAGGTGCTGACCCGCTATTCGCTGCCGGCCTCCACCTATTTGCCCCCGGTCGTGGCGAACAACACCCTATATGTCCTGGGCGAGAACGGTACGCTGGTGGCGTACCGCTGA
- a CDS encoding thioredoxin family protein yields the protein MAAETPVCDFGRKAEDFSLKGTDGKTYSLADVQGPSGTLVMFICNHCPYVKAVIGRIVEEVNALRPHGIGAVAIMSNDTDAYPDDGFDNMKRFAAEHGFTFPYLLDETQEVARAYGAVCTPDFFGFNADLCLQYRGRLDASKREPIPDAPRELFHAMVRIAQTGQGPTDQIPSMGCSIKWRNPA from the coding sequence ATGGCGGCGGAAACACCGGTGTGCGACTTCGGCCGGAAGGCGGAGGATTTCAGCCTGAAGGGAACCGATGGCAAGACCTACAGCCTGGCCGACGTCCAGGGGCCGAGCGGCACACTGGTCATGTTCATCTGCAACCATTGCCCCTACGTGAAGGCGGTGATCGGGCGAATCGTCGAGGAGGTCAACGCGCTGCGGCCCCACGGCATCGGCGCCGTCGCCATCATGTCCAACGACACCGACGCCTATCCCGACGACGGCTTCGACAACATGAAGCGCTTCGCGGCGGAGCATGGCTTCACCTTCCCCTACCTGCTCGACGAGACGCAGGAGGTCGCGCGGGCCTACGGCGCGGTCTGCACACCCGACTTCTTCGGCTTCAACGCCGACCTCTGCCTGCAGTACCGCGGGCGGCTGGACGCCTCCAAGCGCGAGCCGATCCCCGACGCTCCGCGCGAATTGTTCCATGCGATGGTGCGCATCGCGCAGACGGGGCAGGGGCCGACCGACCAGATTCCCAGCATGGGCTGCTCCATCAAATGGCGCAATCCCGCCTGA
- a CDS encoding response regulator transcription factor — protein sequence MKILIGDDHLLFREGLRRLLEQLHGDAIFVEAGTFDEVLQQCRIGGGFDVVLMDLHMPNWPGFDGLREVQSLQPGVPVVVISASEALSDIRGALDHGATGYIPKSSSVKVMMGALNLVFSGGIYVPPGALTAATAASDAAPRRGRLDGADRSAYGLTQRQREVLDCLRAGKSNKQIAYELGLSEGTVKIHVTAIFKSLGVKNRTQAVIAAAAMAS from the coding sequence ATGAAGATTCTGATCGGTGACGACCATCTCCTTTTCCGTGAAGGCCTGCGCCGTCTTCTGGAGCAGCTTCACGGCGACGCGATCTTCGTCGAGGCGGGCACCTTCGACGAGGTTCTTCAGCAATGCCGCATCGGCGGCGGGTTCGACGTGGTGCTGATGGACCTGCACATGCCGAACTGGCCAGGCTTCGACGGGCTGCGCGAGGTGCAGAGTCTCCAGCCGGGCGTTCCGGTGGTGGTGATCTCCGCCTCCGAGGCGCTGAGCGACATCCGCGGCGCGCTCGACCACGGGGCCACCGGCTACATCCCCAAGTCCAGCAGCGTCAAGGTGATGATGGGCGCGCTGAACCTCGTCTTCTCCGGCGGCATCTATGTGCCTCCCGGCGCGCTCACCGCCGCGACCGCCGCCTCCGACGCCGCGCCGCGCCGTGGCCGCCTGGACGGAGCGGACCGCAGCGCCTACGGCCTGACCCAGCGCCAGCGGGAAGTCCTGGACTGCCTGCGGGCCGGCAAGTCGAACAAGCAGATCGCCTACGAACTCGGCCTGTCCGAGGGCACGGTGAAGATCCACGTCACGGCGATCTTCAAATCGCTGGGCGTCAAGAACCGCACCCAGGCGGTGATCGCCGCCGCCGCGATGGCCTCGTAA
- a CDS encoding LuxR C-terminal-related transcriptional regulator translates to MHVCLILDNNSLTDTVVQALDRAGRHRVTVFHDISELTQSTLTPDAILIGLQQFTALRENEPMVYLRLSRRSRIVVVLSSRELLDAAHILAFADAWVFEDINVDRINELLDLGLEGHCLMPKQFLSRLGVDEIRLTLLPRLSEPEFETLRLLGQGLNNRTIANQLDLSEAVIKSMVRSVLSKLHFRNRTEAGVFAARQQGALQSAREGMVPPHMHAAPAHRTGTS, encoded by the coding sequence ATGCACGTCTGCCTGATTCTCGACAACAATTCCCTCACCGACACCGTGGTGCAGGCGCTCGACCGGGCCGGTCGCCATCGTGTGACCGTCTTCCACGACATATCGGAACTGACGCAGAGCACGCTGACGCCCGATGCGATCCTGATCGGCCTTCAGCAGTTCACCGCGCTGCGCGAGAACGAACCGATGGTCTATCTGCGGCTGTCACGCCGGTCGCGGATCGTCGTGGTGCTGTCGTCGCGGGAATTGCTGGACGCCGCACACATCCTGGCCTTTGCCGATGCGTGGGTGTTCGAGGACATCAACGTGGACCGCATCAACGAACTGCTGGATCTGGGGCTGGAGGGGCACTGTCTGATGCCCAAGCAGTTCCTGTCCCGGCTGGGCGTCGATGAGATCCGGCTGACGCTGCTGCCGCGGTTGTCGGAACCGGAGTTCGAGACCCTGCGCCTGCTCGGCCAGGGGCTTAACAACCGGACGATCGCCAACCAGCTCGATCTGTCCGAGGCGGTCATCAAGTCGATGGTGCGCAGTGTCCTGTCCAAGCTGCACTTCCGCAACAGAACGGAAGCCGGCGTCTTCGCCGCGCGACAGCAGGGCGCGTTGCAGTCCGCCCGGGAGGGCATGGTGCCGCCGCACATGCACGCGGCCCCGGCCCACCGGACCGGCACGTCCTGA
- a CDS encoding response regulator transcription factor, with protein sequence MEPVRAFLIDSNKLFREGLKRLLDDSPFQIAAEAGNLREALNSVENGLRPQLILLDLVNGGEEEADGMRRLRAQLPEARMVILTSDLCTRRLANALEAGADGYLMKDLSSDALAQSLRLVMMGEKVFPTHLAALLISGRVNGNGTDMPVSRKGLSQREVQILRCLLNGDSNKMIANHLNITEATVKVHLKSLLRKINASNRTQAAIWALNNGIGGELAGAGAVTAAAAHQ encoded by the coding sequence ATGGAACCAGTGCGTGCTTTTCTGATCGACTCCAATAAGCTGTTCCGCGAAGGCCTGAAGAGGCTTCTCGACGACTCACCCTTTCAGATCGCCGCCGAGGCAGGGAATCTGCGCGAGGCGCTGAATTCCGTGGAGAACGGCCTGCGGCCGCAGCTCATCCTGCTCGATCTGGTGAACGGGGGCGAGGAGGAGGCCGACGGCATGCGGCGCCTGCGCGCCCAGCTTCCCGAGGCGCGCATGGTCATCCTGACCAGCGATCTGTGCACCCGCCGCCTCGCCAACGCGCTGGAGGCCGGGGCCGACGGCTATCTGATGAAGGACCTGTCCTCCGACGCGCTCGCCCAGTCGCTGCGCCTGGTGATGATGGGCGAGAAGGTGTTTCCGACCCATCTCGCGGCGCTGCTGATCTCCGGCCGGGTGAACGGGAACGGCACCGACATGCCGGTGTCGCGCAAGGGCCTGTCGCAGCGCGAGGTCCAGATCCTGCGCTGCCTGTTGAACGGCGACAGCAACAAGATGATCGCCAACCACCTGAACATCACAGAGGCGACGGTGAAGGTTCACCTGAAGAGCCTGCTGCGCAAGATCAACGCCTCCAACCGCACCCAGGCCGCCATCTGGGCGCTGAACAACGGCATCGGCGGCGAGCTGGCCGGAGCCGGTGCGGTGACCGCGGCGGCGGCTCACCAGTAA